In a genomic window of Shouchella clausii:
- a CDS encoding DeoR/GlpR family DNA-binding transcription regulator, whose translation MLKEERLQRILKMLEQSDIIKVADVMKELQVADMTVRRDLQALEEAGLLVRLHGGATKAGYKELSNTEKQSLNQKEKKAIAKQAASLIHDHDTVFLGPGTTNESMHAYIQASDVKIVTTSLPIFMEFKGDSRFELLLAGGEYRERTGSFIGALTRQLLGTLRFNKAFIGTNGIHGSEVTAANEEEGEGHRIVCKRTEQLYITADHSKFGVSAFYTFCRLQEATAVITDSLLDKNTLNELKNHTQVFSAQMPE comes from the coding sequence ATGTTAAAAGAAGAAAGACTGCAACGGATATTAAAGATGCTCGAACAGAGTGACATAATTAAAGTGGCAGATGTAATGAAAGAGCTACAAGTGGCAGATATGACGGTGCGCCGCGATTTGCAGGCGCTTGAAGAAGCAGGATTGCTTGTCCGTTTACATGGCGGAGCGACAAAAGCAGGCTACAAAGAGCTATCTAATACAGAAAAGCAGAGTTTAAACCAAAAAGAAAAAAAGGCGATTGCGAAACAAGCAGCTTCACTCATTCATGACCATGACACGGTCTTTCTCGGGCCTGGCACAACAAATGAATCGATGCATGCGTACATTCAGGCTAGCGACGTGAAGATTGTGACGACTTCATTGCCGATTTTTATGGAATTTAAAGGCGATTCTCGGTTTGAGCTATTGTTGGCAGGAGGAGAATACCGTGAACGGACTGGTTCATTCATCGGAGCTCTAACAAGGCAGTTGTTAGGGACACTGCGGTTCAATAAAGCATTTATCGGCACGAATGGCATTCACGGGAGCGAAGTAACGGCGGCTAATGAAGAAGAAGGGGAAGGCCATCGGATCGTCTGCAAGCGGACTGAACAGTTATATATTACAGCAGACCACAGCAAATTTGGAGTAAGCGCATTTTATACATTTTGCCGTTTGCAAGAGGCGACGGCGGTTATCACCGATAGCCTGCTTGATAAAAACACGTTGAACGAGCTGAAAAATCACACACAAGTGTTTAGTGCTCAAATGCCAGAGTAA
- a CDS encoding LTA synthase family protein, with protein MSNLKRLASKKLMFFWLALFLYWLKTYVTYKTEFNLGVKGPYQELLLALNPLSMGVLLFGLALFAKGRRSNVWIIIFASLLGAILYANVLFYRFFDDFITLPNVMQASNLSTMSGNVFAAMRWYDLWFFFDVAVLMILYFWKREVPEIRFRKSVATTAVVTAVALFVANLTMAEIDRPQLLARTFDRNYIVKYLGLYNYTIYDGIQTVQAESQRAYASSDDLTEIENYTVSRFAKPNEDYFGIAEGKNIIKIHLESFQSFLIDYELNGEEVTPFLNSLAAGAEDMTYFDNFFHQTGQGKTADAELMLDTGLFGLPQGSAFVTKAQNTYQSLPAILNQEHGHESAVLHGDYKSFWNRDTMYKQLGIDQFFDASYYDMSEENTVNLGLKDKPFFEESIPMLESLETPFYAHLISLTNHYPFNLDPEDATIERATTGDNTVDNYFQTARYLDEALEQFFADLKASGLYEDSVIMIYGDHNGISENHNRAMAEILGTEITPHQNAQNQRVPLLIRVPGMEGGMNHTYGGEIDVMATLLHLQGISAKPYVQFGTDLFSEEHDEIVSFRSGDYITPAFTSVNGVLYDTETGEILEPTEETTEIQEKVDQQLDYSDRVLYEDLLRFHAIDGFEPIEPTDYYYGNPNKEPANEDE; from the coding sequence ATGTCAAATTTAAAAAGGTTGGCTTCTAAGAAGTTGATGTTTTTTTGGCTTGCTCTATTTTTATATTGGCTCAAAACATATGTGACGTATAAAACAGAATTTAATTTAGGGGTCAAAGGGCCGTACCAGGAATTATTGCTTGCCTTGAACCCATTAAGCATGGGTGTTTTATTGTTTGGGTTGGCCTTGTTTGCGAAAGGACGACGTTCCAACGTATGGATTATTATTTTTGCTTCCTTGCTTGGCGCCATTCTTTATGCAAATGTGCTGTTTTACCGCTTTTTCGATGACTTTATTACGCTGCCTAACGTGATGCAGGCTTCCAATTTAAGCACGATGTCTGGAAATGTGTTTGCTGCCATGCGTTGGTATGATCTATGGTTCTTTTTCGATGTAGCGGTTTTAATGATCCTCTATTTTTGGAAAAGGGAAGTTCCTGAGATACGCTTTCGCAAAAGCGTAGCCACAACTGCGGTTGTTACAGCGGTTGCTCTATTCGTCGCCAATTTGACTATGGCAGAAATCGATCGTCCACAGTTGCTTGCACGGACGTTTGACCGCAACTATATTGTGAAGTATTTAGGTTTGTATAATTACACCATTTACGATGGGATACAGACCGTGCAAGCGGAATCGCAACGTGCATATGCAAGCAGCGATGATTTAACGGAAATTGAAAATTACACGGTTTCCCGTTTCGCCAAGCCAAATGAGGACTACTTTGGCATAGCTGAGGGAAAAAATATCATTAAGATCCATTTAGAGAGCTTCCAGTCGTTTCTAATTGATTATGAGCTGAATGGCGAGGAAGTTACGCCATTTTTGAATTCATTAGCCGCCGGGGCTGAGGATATGACGTATTTTGATAACTTTTTCCATCAAACGGGGCAAGGGAAGACAGCGGATGCGGAGCTGATGCTAGATACTGGTTTATTTGGTTTGCCGCAAGGTTCAGCCTTTGTGACGAAAGCGCAAAATACGTACCAGTCGCTTCCTGCCATTTTAAACCAGGAGCACGGCCACGAGAGTGCGGTTTTGCACGGTGACTACAAATCATTTTGGAATCGCGATACGATGTATAAACAGCTTGGTATCGATCAATTTTTTGATGCAAGCTATTATGATATGAGCGAAGAAAATACCGTCAACTTAGGCTTAAAAGACAAGCCATTTTTCGAAGAATCGATTCCGATGCTTGAGTCATTGGAAACGCCGTTTTACGCCCATTTGATTTCGCTCACGAACCACTATCCGTTTAACTTGGATCCAGAAGATGCAACAATTGAACGGGCCACTACCGGAGACAATACAGTCGATAACTATTTTCAGACGGCCCGTTATTTGGATGAAGCACTAGAGCAATTTTTTGCTGACTTAAAAGCGTCAGGCTTGTACGAGGACTCAGTCATCATGATTTACGGAGATCATAACGGCATTTCCGAAAACCATAACCGGGCGATGGCTGAAATTCTAGGCACAGAAATCACTCCTCACCAAAATGCTCAAAACCAACGAGTGCCGTTATTGATTCGTGTTCCTGGCATGGAAGGCGGCATGAACCACACATATGGTGGGGAAATTGATGTAATGGCGACGCTCCTCCATTTACAAGGCATTAGTGCCAAACCATATGTGCAATTTGGGACGGACTTGTTTTCTGAAGAACATGATGAAATCGTTTCGTTTCGCAGTGGCGACTATATAACGCCAGCGTTTACGTCAGTTAATGGCGTTCTTTACGATACAGAGACAGGCGAAATTCTGGAACCGACAGAAGAAACAACTGAAATTCAGGAAAAAGTCGACCAGCAGTTAGATTACTCAGACCGCGTGCTTTATGAAGACTTGCTTCGTTTCCATGCGATCGATGGCTTTGAGCCAATTGAACCGACTGATTATTATTATGGCAATCCAAATAAAGAACCGGCAAACGAAGATGAATAA